A genomic window from Terriglobia bacterium includes:
- a CDS encoding S9 family peptidase, producing the protein MSSQTNPTRPEAVQHAAGAGAPQPPVAKRHPVEHVIHGERRTDDYAWLREKKNPEVIAYLEAENSYTDAVMKGTEAFQETLYQEMLGRIQQTDLSVPYRLRGYLYFTRTEEGKQYPIYCRRRDAEGSAEEILLDLNDLARGHTFMALGTLEVSDDNRWLAYTTDTTGFRQYTLQVKDLVRGTLLSERMERVTSAAWAADNRTLYYTMEDEETKRSYRLYRHTLGARGGDELIFEEKDERFRVGIERTRSRAFLLLTTQSHTASEVRYLAADQPGGAFRRIAEREEEHEYYVEHRENFFYIRTNSGGRNFRLATAPVADPRRENWREVLAHRGEVMLAGVDAFATHLLLFEREDGLPYLRVADLQGGAGDLLGASKRIAFDEPAYNAAPGANPEFAAEFVRFQYESFVTPRSVYDYHVGTGERVLRKRQPVLGGYDSARYASERMHAMAADGTKIPVSLVYRRDTPRDGSAPLLLYGYGSYEISVPVTFSSNRLSLLNRGMIYAVAHVRGGGELGKPWHDGGRMRKKRNTFTDFIAAAEDLIARRYTAAKRLVIEGGSAGGLLMGAVTNLRPELFRIVISHVPFVDVLNTMLDASLPLTIGEYEEWGNPHIPEEYEYMKSYCPYTNLERKAYPTMLVKTSLQDSQVMYWEPAKYVAKLRTLKTDTNPLLLKTNMKAGHGGASGRYDYLREIAFDYAFLLTQLGIRG; encoded by the coding sequence ATGAGCAGCCAGACGAATCCTACGAGACCCGAAGCGGTACAACACGCGGCCGGCGCGGGGGCGCCGCAGCCGCCGGTGGCCAAGCGCCACCCGGTGGAGCACGTGATCCACGGCGAGAGGCGGACGGACGACTACGCGTGGCTGCGCGAGAAAAAGAATCCGGAGGTGATCGCCTACCTGGAAGCGGAGAACTCCTACACCGACGCGGTGATGAAGGGGACAGAGGCGTTTCAGGAAACGCTGTACCAGGAGATGCTGGGGCGGATCCAGCAGACGGACCTGTCGGTGCCCTACCGGCTGCGGGGGTATCTGTACTTCACGCGCACGGAGGAGGGCAAGCAGTACCCGATCTATTGCCGGCGGCGGGACGCGGAAGGCAGCGCAGAAGAGATTCTGCTGGACCTGAATGATCTGGCGCGGGGACATACCTTCATGGCGCTGGGAACGCTAGAGGTGAGCGACGACAACCGCTGGCTGGCTTATACCACGGATACGACGGGGTTTCGGCAGTACACGCTGCAGGTGAAGGATCTAGTGAGAGGCACGCTGCTGAGCGAGCGGATGGAGCGGGTGACTTCTGCGGCGTGGGCGGCGGACAATCGGACGTTGTACTACACGATGGAAGATGAGGAGACGAAGCGCTCCTACCGGTTGTACCGGCACACGCTGGGGGCGCGCGGCGGGGATGAACTGATTTTCGAGGAAAAGGACGAGCGCTTCCGCGTGGGGATCGAGCGGACGCGCAGCCGGGCGTTTCTGCTGCTGACGACGCAGAGCCACACGGCGAGCGAGGTGCGGTATCTGGCTGCCGATCAGCCAGGCGGGGCGTTCCGGCGGATCGCGGAACGCGAGGAAGAGCACGAATACTACGTGGAGCACCGCGAAAATTTCTTTTACATCCGGACGAATTCCGGGGGCCGGAATTTCCGGCTGGCAACGGCGCCGGTGGCGGATCCGCGGCGGGAGAACTGGCGGGAGGTGCTGGCGCACCGTGGCGAGGTGATGCTGGCGGGGGTGGATGCGTTCGCGACGCACCTGCTGCTGTTCGAGCGCGAGGACGGACTGCCGTACCTGCGCGTGGCGGACTTGCAGGGCGGCGCGGGGGATTTGCTGGGGGCTTCGAAGCGGATTGCGTTCGACGAGCCGGCGTACAACGCGGCACCGGGAGCGAATCCGGAGTTTGCGGCGGAGTTCGTGAGGTTTCAGTACGAATCGTTCGTGACCCCGCGGTCGGTCTACGACTACCACGTGGGAACGGGCGAGCGGGTGCTGCGGAAGCGGCAGCCGGTGCTGGGGGGCTACGACAGTGCGCGCTATGCCAGCGAGCGCATGCATGCTATGGCGGCGGACGGAACGAAGATCCCGGTATCGCTGGTCTACCGGCGGGACACGCCGCGGGACGGCTCGGCGCCATTGCTGCTGTATGGCTACGGCTCGTACGAAATTTCCGTGCCGGTGACGTTCAGCTCGAACCGGTTGAGCCTGCTGAACCGCGGGATGATCTATGCGGTGGCGCACGTGCGGGGCGGCGGCGAACTGGGCAAGCCGTGGCACGACGGCGGGCGGATGAGGAAGAAGCGGAACACGTTCACGGACTTCATCGCCGCGGCGGAGGATTTGATTGCGCGGCGGTACACGGCGGCGAAGCGGCTGGTCATCGAAGGGGGCAGCGCGGGCGGGCTGCTGATGGGCGCGGTAACGAACCTGCGGCCGGAGCTCTTTCGCATCGTGATCAGCCACGTGCCGTTCGTGGACGTGCTGAACACGATGCTGGACGCTTCCCTGCCGCTGACCATAGGGGAATACGAGGAGTGGGGCAACCCCCACATTCCGGAAGAATACGAGTACATGAAAAGCTACTGCCCGTACACGAACCTGGAGCGCAAGGCGTATCCGACAATGCTGGTGAAAACGTCGCTGCAGGACAGCCAGGTGATGTACTGGGAGCCGGCGAAGTACGTGGCCAAGCTGCGCACGCTCAAGACGGACACGAACCCGTTGCTGCTGAAGACGAACATGAAAGCGGGGCACGGGGGGGCGTCCGGGCGGTACGACTATCTGCGGGAGATTGCGTTCGACTATGCGTTTCTACTGACGCAGCTGGGGATTCGCGGGTGA
- a CDS encoding divalent metal cation transporter, translated as MQLTSRVQAWRDRGGELRKRGRSWRRRLALYLAVLGPGLITSNVDNDAGGISTYSLAGAHYGYALLWSLIPMAIALYVTEEMCARMAVVTGKGLSDLIREEFGFRSTFFMMAGGFFVDLFNVVAEFAGVAAAMQIFGVSKYVSVPIAALLVWVLVVRGTYKQVEKIFLIACTFYLTYFFSAVLAKPQWLVAAKYVAVPSIQFDSGYLLTLTALVGTTIAPWQFFYLQAGFVEKRIGPRQYKQARADVIAGSITCMVIVFFIIVCTAATLYASGNRNITDAADAAKALVPLAGRWASYLFAFGLLNASLFAASILPLSTAHVVCEGLGFEAGIDHKFKDAPIFYWLYTVLIVVGAGFILLPRAPLFKILIFSQVGNGIWLPIVLVFMLLLINRKDLLGEHTNKFGDNLVAWTTAIAMIILTFVLLYATIFHHTTLGVAPT; from the coding sequence ATGCAGCTTACTTCTCGGGTGCAGGCCTGGCGCGACCGCGGCGGAGAGCTGCGCAAGCGCGGCCGCAGCTGGCGCCGCCGCCTGGCCCTCTACCTGGCCGTCCTGGGACCCGGTCTGATCACCTCCAACGTGGACAACGATGCCGGCGGCATCTCCACCTACTCCCTCGCCGGCGCCCACTACGGCTACGCTCTGCTCTGGTCGCTCATTCCTATGGCCATCGCCCTCTACGTCACCGAGGAGATGTGCGCGCGCATGGCGGTGGTCACCGGCAAGGGCCTTTCCGACCTGATCCGCGAGGAGTTCGGCTTCCGCTCCACCTTCTTCATGATGGCTGGCGGCTTTTTCGTCGATCTTTTCAACGTTGTCGCCGAATTTGCCGGCGTGGCCGCGGCCATGCAGATCTTCGGTGTCAGCAAATATGTTTCCGTGCCCATCGCCGCCCTGCTCGTCTGGGTTCTCGTTGTCCGCGGCACTTACAAGCAGGTGGAAAAAATCTTTCTCATCGCCTGTACCTTCTACTTGACCTATTTCTTTTCCGCCGTTCTCGCCAAGCCCCAGTGGCTGGTGGCCGCCAAGTACGTGGCCGTTCCCAGCATCCAGTTCGATTCCGGCTACTTGCTCACGCTCACCGCGCTGGTCGGCACCACCATCGCCCCCTGGCAGTTCTTTTATCTCCAGGCCGGCTTCGTCGAAAAGCGCATCGGCCCCCGCCAGTACAAGCAGGCCCGCGCTGACGTCATCGCCGGCAGTATCACCTGCATGGTCATCGTTTTCTTCATCATCGTGTGCACCGCCGCCACCCTGTACGCTTCCGGCAACCGCAACATTACCGACGCCGCGGACGCCGCGAAGGCCCTTGTGCCCCTCGCCGGACGCTGGGCCAGCTATCTCTTTGCCTTTGGCCTGCTCAACGCCTCGCTCTTCGCCGCTTCCATCCTCCCCCTCTCCACCGCCCACGTGGTCTGCGAAGGCCTGGGCTTCGAAGCCGGCATTGATCACAAGTTTAAGGATGCCCCCATCTTCTACTGGCTCTACACCGTGCTCATCGTCGTGGGCGCGGGCTTCATCCTCCTCCCGCGGGCCCCGCTCTTTAAGATCCTCATCTTTTCGCAAGTCGGCAATGGCATCTGGCTGCCCATTGTCCTGGTCTTCATGCTCCTGCTCATCAACCGCAAGGACCTGCTGGGCGAACATACGAACAAATTCGGCGATAATCTGGTGGCCTGGACCACGGCCATCGCCATGATCATCCTTACCTTCGTCCTCCTCTACGCCACGATCTTTCATCACACAACCCTCGGAGTCGCACCTACGTAA
- a CDS encoding class IV adenylate cyclase, which yields MARETEIKLRIPDRKIFLRALRKLGARAARGSAPVRVHEFNVIFDTPDGGLAKHGQLLRIRTETPQQGSRKRRGAPAARVIFTFKSPVAAVMDAAGSHKVREETEVEVVSAELLTRILEGLGLRGWFRYEKYRTTYLLPAAQRWARGLLIELDETPIGTFVELEGPAAAIDRAAALLGYSRRDYVLTNYLQLYLADCRRRGQPPRDMLFAKTP from the coding sequence ATGGCTCGCGAAACCGAAATCAAGCTGCGCATTCCTGACCGCAAGATCTTCCTGCGTGCCCTGCGCAAACTCGGCGCTCGTGCCGCACGAGGCAGCGCCCCCGTCCGCGTCCACGAATTCAACGTCATCTTCGACACTCCCGACGGCGGCCTCGCCAAACACGGCCAACTCCTGCGCATTCGCACCGAAACTCCGCAGCAGGGAAGCCGTAAAAGGCGCGGCGCGCCGGCTGCCCGCGTCATCTTCACCTTCAAGAGCCCCGTCGCCGCCGTGATGGACGCCGCGGGCTCGCATAAGGTCCGCGAAGAGACGGAAGTCGAAGTGGTTAGCGCGGAGCTGCTCACCAGGATTCTGGAGGGCCTCGGCCTGCGCGGCTGGTTCCGCTACGAGAAATACCGCACCACCTATCTCCTGCCGGCAGCCCAGCGCTGGGCCCGCGGCCTCCTGATCGAGCTGGACGAGACCCCCATCGGCACCTTTGTCGAACTCGAGGGGCCTGCCGCGGCCATCGACCGCGCCGCCGCGCTCCTGGGCTATTCCCGCCGCGACTACGTCCTCACCAACTATCTGCAGCTCTACCTCGCCGATTGCCGCCGCCGGGGCCAGCCTCCGCGCGACATGCTCTTTGCTAAAACGCCATAA
- a CDS encoding phosphatidate cytidylyltransferase, which translates to MTWKRFLTAAVLIPLVVALVLRGSTAAVTLAIALVILLALFEYFALGEAIGHRAYRFWTATCALVLLYLQWLAAVTPSYELAGGLTLQRTLGRFFFGLLAVHDGFFLFVAGVAVITLFTRRPLVEGLPAAGISASALLLVAFPLSFTVRLQTLPSVGPWLLLFALVITWVGDTAAYFVGRAIGRHALAPHLSPKKTWEGAVASIAGSLLVALVFTRWINIAPVHLYAMAAVGNVAGQTGDLLESAYKRSAGVKDSGSLLPGHGGILDRIDALILAIPVVWYYWRLFISPGK; encoded by the coding sequence ATGACCTGGAAACGCTTCCTCACTGCCGCCGTCCTCATCCCCCTGGTCGTGGCCCTCGTCCTGCGCGGCTCCACCGCCGCCGTCACTCTGGCCATCGCCCTGGTCATCCTCCTGGCCCTCTTCGAATATTTCGCCCTCGGCGAGGCCATCGGCCACCGCGCCTACCGCTTCTGGACCGCCACCTGTGCCCTCGTCCTCCTCTACCTGCAGTGGCTCGCCGCCGTCACCCCGTCCTACGAACTTGCCGGCGGCCTCACCCTGCAGCGCACCCTCGGCCGCTTCTTCTTCGGCTTGCTCGCCGTCCACGATGGCTTTTTCCTCTTCGTCGCCGGCGTCGCCGTTATCACTCTTTTCACCCGCCGTCCCCTCGTCGAAGGCCTGCCCGCCGCCGGCATCAGCGCCAGCGCCCTGCTTCTCGTCGCCTTTCCCCTCAGCTTCACCGTGCGCTTGCAGACCCTTCCCTCCGTCGGCCCCTGGCTGCTGCTCTTCGCCCTGGTTATCACCTGGGTGGGCGATACCGCCGCCTATTTCGTCGGCCGCGCCATCGGCCGCCATGCCCTGGCTCCGCACCTCAGCCCCAAGAAAACCTGGGAAGGCGCCGTGGCCAGCATCGCCGGTTCGCTCCTCGTAGCCCTGGTCTTCACCCGCTGGATCAACATCGCACCCGTGCACCTTTACGCCATGGCCGCGGTTGGCAATGTCGCCGGACAAACCGGGGATCTCCTGGAATCCGCCTATAAGCGCAGCGCCGGGGTGAAGGACTCCGGCTCGCTCCTCCCCGGCCACGGCGGCATCCTCGACCGCATCGACGCGCTCATCCTGGCCATCCCCGTTGTCTGGTATTATTGGAGATTGTTCATTTCCCCCGGAAAGTAA
- a CDS encoding CBS domain-containing protein, with translation MLHATELMGAETYDTHGNFVGRVRELFIEPAEAPNRVAYFLLSRGRFQPLVARHNQVASISPGNLRLNCSERALELYEPNEAWLAVRKDLLDQQIIDTSGRKVVRVNDVDLAEQRVNGNVELRLLQVDVGLPGAVRRLLQGIASPALIRKLQNKLPTRVILWEFVNLIEPDPLRRVKLRITHEKLEDIHPADLADIMEDLSASERQSIISSLDEETAAGVLAELDARLTTQIVEKLDPEKAADILEEMAPDAAADVLADLSQETSDELLEEMPGQEAAEVRELLQFDPATAGGMMNPEFAFVGESATRDEVLAWMRGQDLNLDQLDTVVLIDGTAQFSGIVPVARLLLAASGQSMKDLRPEPLVSVKPDAEEKEVFELFDKYNLRMLTVVDENNLPIGTITVDDVVSRLVRA, from the coding sequence ATGCTGCACGCTACCGAACTCATGGGCGCGGAAACCTACGACACGCATGGCAACTTCGTTGGCCGCGTGCGCGAGCTGTTTATTGAGCCCGCCGAGGCTCCCAACCGCGTTGCCTATTTTCTTCTTTCGCGGGGCCGCTTTCAGCCCCTCGTCGCCCGCCACAATCAGGTGGCCTCCATCTCTCCTGGCAACCTGCGTCTCAACTGCAGCGAGCGCGCCCTGGAGCTCTACGAACCCAACGAGGCCTGGCTCGCCGTTCGCAAGGACCTGCTCGACCAGCAGATCATCGACACCAGCGGCCGCAAAGTCGTCCGCGTTAACGATGTGGACCTGGCTGAGCAGCGCGTCAACGGCAACGTCGAGCTCCGCCTCCTGCAGGTGGACGTGGGCCTGCCGGGCGCTGTCCGCCGCCTGCTCCAGGGCATCGCCTCGCCCGCTCTCATTCGCAAGCTCCAGAACAAGCTGCCCACCCGCGTCATTCTCTGGGAATTTGTCAATCTCATCGAGCCCGACCCCCTGCGCCGCGTCAAGCTGCGCATCACTCACGAAAAACTCGAGGATATCCATCCCGCCGACCTCGCCGACATCATGGAAGACCTGTCCGCCTCCGAGCGCCAGTCCATCATTTCCTCCCTCGATGAGGAGACTGCCGCCGGCGTCCTCGCCGAGCTCGATGCCCGCCTCACCACTCAAATCGTCGAAAAGCTCGACCCCGAGAAAGCCGCCGACATTCTTGAAGAGATGGCTCCCGACGCTGCTGCCGACGTTCTCGCCGACCTGTCCCAGGAAACCTCCGACGAGCTCCTGGAAGAGATGCCCGGCCAGGAAGCCGCGGAAGTGCGCGAGCTTTTGCAGTTCGACCCTGCCACCGCCGGCGGCATGATGAACCCGGAATTTGCCTTCGTCGGCGAAAGCGCCACGCGCGACGAAGTCCTCGCCTGGATGCGCGGCCAGGACCTCAACCTGGACCAATTGGATACCGTCGTGCTCATTGACGGCACCGCGCAGTTTTCCGGCATCGTACCCGTGGCGCGCCTGCTCCTCGCCGCATCTGGCCAGTCCATGAAAGATCTCCGGCCGGAGCCGCTTGTCAGTGTGAAGCCCGACGCCGAGGAAAAAGAAGTTTTCGAGCTGTTCGACAAGTACAACCTGCGCATGCTCACGGTGGTCGATGAAAACAATCTGCCCATCGGCACCATCACCGTGGACGACGTGGTCTCGCGGCTCGTCCGTGCGTAG
- the mutS gene encoding DNA mismatch repair protein MutS encodes MSEATTPLMRQYHAIKARYPHALLLFRLGDFYELFFEDAISAARELQITLTSRNRESGQAVPMCGVPYHAADNYIARLIRAGYKVAICEQMEQPGPGKKLVRREVVRVITPGTATDAAILDARENSFLAAVARHASGSPVGVAYVDISTGEFQATEFAGERAEEAAREELMILRPRETLLARPSGLFDTTRTSFLEGTGGVETRLDDWIFQRDYAERLLREQFGVAELTGFGLDPHGQAAAAAGAIVHYLRENAAHGEDGAGRETLGHLDRVRYYEQQDALVLDPVSVRNLELVTPIFSEDGARGGPATLLAALDETVTGMGARLLRAWILRPRLGREEIEPRLNAVARLKQQTVVRDEVRRELQGILDLERLTSRISMGLASPRELVALRKSLTHLPMLRKFLEPHVTGGTGRLGDLQREIDDLADVRERLERAIADEPPAQAADPGIIRAGYHAELDEFRSLSQHSKQIIAAMEERERKRTGIGSLKIRFNQVFGYYIEISKPNLHLAPADFERKQTLVNAERFTSPELKEYERKILAADERILEIERQLFGEVRAAVAAEAGRLRRTALAVAELDVLAAFAKLAAERGYTRPEFNERGELLIAGGRHPVIEELLRQRGERFVPNDLCFEPGQQQILLITGPNMGGKSTYLRQAALIVLMAQMGSFVPAREAKLPLTDRIFTRIGASDNLARGRSTFLVEMSEVAAILNDATPASLVLLDEVGRGTATFDGLSIAWAVVEHLHKKTKARTLFATHYHELTELAELLPGVQNVHVSVKETPNEIIFLRRVEPGSADKSYGIEVARLAGLPRSVIERAREVLTKHEQSEHQLTETLSPGGAEAAGANGHQEVLFTALDRAVLEALRTADLDQLKPLEALNLLAELKKQIL; translated from the coding sequence ATGAGCGAAGCGACGACACCCCTGATGCGGCAGTATCACGCGATCAAGGCGCGGTATCCCCACGCCCTGCTGCTGTTCCGGCTGGGGGATTTCTATGAGTTGTTCTTCGAGGACGCCATTTCCGCGGCGCGGGAACTGCAGATCACGCTGACGTCGCGCAACCGGGAGAGCGGCCAGGCCGTGCCGATGTGCGGGGTGCCCTATCACGCCGCGGACAACTACATCGCGCGGCTGATCCGCGCGGGGTACAAAGTGGCCATCTGCGAGCAGATGGAGCAACCCGGGCCGGGCAAGAAACTGGTGCGGCGGGAAGTGGTGCGGGTGATTACGCCGGGAACGGCGACGGACGCGGCGATTCTGGACGCGCGGGAGAACAGCTTTCTCGCGGCCGTGGCGCGGCATGCCTCGGGGTCGCCGGTGGGCGTAGCCTACGTGGATATTTCCACGGGGGAGTTTCAGGCCACGGAATTTGCCGGGGAGCGCGCGGAAGAGGCGGCGCGCGAGGAGCTGATGATTTTGCGGCCGCGGGAGACGCTGCTGGCGCGCCCGAGCGGACTTTTCGACACAACGCGGACGTCGTTCCTGGAAGGCACGGGCGGGGTGGAGACGCGGCTGGATGACTGGATCTTTCAGCGCGACTACGCGGAGCGGCTTTTGCGGGAACAGTTCGGGGTCGCGGAACTGACCGGGTTCGGGCTGGACCCGCACGGACAGGCGGCCGCGGCGGCCGGGGCAATCGTGCATTACCTGCGGGAAAACGCGGCGCACGGGGAGGACGGCGCGGGGCGGGAGACGCTGGGGCACCTCGACCGGGTGCGCTACTACGAGCAGCAGGACGCGCTGGTGCTGGATCCGGTATCGGTGCGCAATCTGGAGCTGGTGACGCCGATTTTTTCGGAGGATGGGGCGCGCGGCGGGCCGGCAACGCTGCTGGCGGCGCTGGACGAAACGGTGACGGGGATGGGGGCGCGGCTGCTGCGCGCGTGGATCCTGCGGCCGCGGCTAGGGCGCGAGGAGATCGAACCACGGCTGAACGCGGTGGCGCGGCTGAAGCAGCAGACGGTGGTGCGCGACGAGGTACGCCGCGAATTGCAGGGGATCCTGGACCTGGAACGGCTGACCAGCCGCATCTCCATGGGCCTCGCGTCGCCGCGGGAGCTGGTGGCGCTGCGCAAGTCGCTGACGCATCTGCCGATGCTGCGGAAATTCCTGGAGCCGCACGTGACGGGCGGGACGGGGCGCCTGGGAGATCTGCAGCGGGAGATCGATGATCTGGCGGACGTGCGCGAGCGGCTGGAACGGGCGATTGCCGACGAGCCTCCGGCGCAGGCGGCCGATCCGGGGATTATCCGCGCGGGCTACCACGCGGAGCTGGACGAATTCCGCAGCCTCAGCCAGCACAGCAAGCAGATCATCGCGGCGATGGAAGAGCGCGAGAGGAAGCGCACGGGAATCGGCTCGCTGAAGATCCGCTTCAACCAGGTGTTCGGGTATTACATCGAGATCTCCAAGCCGAACCTGCATCTGGCGCCGGCGGATTTCGAGCGCAAGCAGACGCTGGTGAACGCGGAGCGGTTTACTTCGCCGGAGCTGAAGGAGTACGAACGGAAGATTCTGGCGGCGGACGAGCGGATTTTGGAGATCGAGCGGCAGCTGTTTGGCGAAGTGCGCGCGGCGGTGGCGGCGGAGGCGGGGCGGCTGCGGCGCACGGCGCTGGCGGTGGCGGAGCTGGACGTGCTGGCGGCGTTCGCGAAGCTGGCGGCGGAGCGGGGGTACACGCGGCCGGAGTTCAACGAGCGGGGCGAGCTGCTGATCGCGGGCGGGCGGCATCCGGTGATCGAGGAGCTGCTGCGGCAGCGCGGCGAACGGTTTGTGCCTAACGATCTGTGCTTCGAGCCGGGGCAGCAGCAGATCCTGCTGATCACCGGGCCGAATATGGGCGGGAAGTCCACGTATCTGCGGCAGGCGGCGCTGATCGTGCTGATGGCGCAGATGGGCTCGTTTGTCCCCGCGCGGGAGGCCAAGCTGCCGCTGACGGACCGCATTTTTACGCGCATCGGGGCGTCGGATAATTTGGCGCGCGGGCGCTCCACGTTTCTGGTGGAGATGAGCGAGGTGGCGGCGATTCTGAACGATGCCACGCCGGCGAGCCTGGTGCTGCTGGACGAAGTGGGCCGCGGGACGGCGACGTTCGACGGGCTGTCGATCGCCTGGGCAGTGGTGGAGCACCTGCACAAGAAGACCAAGGCGCGGACGCTCTTTGCCACGCACTACCACGAGCTGACGGAGCTGGCCGAGCTCTTGCCGGGCGTGCAGAACGTGCACGTGTCGGTGAAGGAGACGCCGAACGAGATTATTTTCCTGCGGCGCGTGGAACCGGGGAGCGCGGACAAGAGTTACGGGATCGAAGTGGCGCGTCTGGCGGGATTGCCGCGCAGCGTGATCGAACGGGCGCGCGAGGTGCTGACGAAGCACGAGCAGAGCGAGCACCAGCTTACGGAGACGCTGTCGCCGGGCGGGGCGGAGGCGGCAGGGGCCAACGGGCACCAGGAGGTGCTGTTCACGGCGCTGGACCGCGCGGTGCTGGAGGCCCTGCGCACGGCGGACCTCGATCAGCTGAAGCCGCTCGAAGCGCTGAATCTTCTGGCGGAGCTGAAGAAGCAGATCTTATGA
- a CDS encoding isoprenyl transferase: MLTLPHKVAVRLLSGHTYADRFAVPLERIAEEDRSRRPVPHTKRHRTLQVAASELLGTVSAEEARLLAALDLQRLPRHVAIIMDGNGRWAQRRHFPRIAGHRAGVQSARMAIETCARLKLEALTLYAFSVENWRRPKSEIDFLMQLLREYLRTELPLIHKNNIRFRVLGRIDELPASVQSEVREAVEVTARNTGMILALALNYGGRGEIVDAVNSLLAEQRAARAPEQVQESQLARHLYTAGMPEPDLLIRTSGEMRVSNFLLWQIAYAEIYFTETLWPDFSRPCLIEALLEFQKRERRYGALRESEQPPSAAPVRASAR, translated from the coding sequence ATGTTAACTTTGCCGCATAAAGTTGCAGTGCGGCTGCTGTCCGGTCACACTTATGCTGACCGCTTCGCGGTCCCGCTAGAGAGGATTGCTGAGGAAGACCGGTCCCGTCGACCCGTGCCACACACCAAACGCCATCGCACCTTGCAGGTCGCTGCCTCCGAGCTTCTCGGCACCGTTTCCGCCGAGGAAGCGCGCCTGCTCGCCGCGCTCGATCTCCAGCGCCTGCCCCGCCACGTCGCCATTATCATGGATGGCAACGGCCGCTGGGCCCAGCGCCGCCATTTCCCCCGCATCGCCGGTCACCGCGCCGGCGTGCAATCCGCGCGCATGGCCATCGAAACCTGCGCCCGCCTCAAACTCGAGGCCCTCACCCTCTACGCTTTCTCCGTCGAAAACTGGCGCCGCCCCAAATCCGAAATCGATTTCCTCATGCAGCTCCTCCGCGAATATCTCCGCACCGAGCTGCCCCTCATTCACAAGAACAATATCCGCTTCCGCGTCCTCGGCCGCATTGACGAGCTGCCCGCCAGCGTTCAGAGCGAGGTCCGCGAAGCCGTCGAGGTCACCGCGCGCAACACCGGCATGATTCTGGCCCTGGCCCTCAACTACGGCGGCCGCGGCGAAATCGTCGACGCCGTCAATTCGCTCCTCGCCGAACAGCGCGCCGCCCGGGCCCCCGAGCAGGTGCAGGAATCTCAACTCGCCCGCCATCTCTACACCGCCGGCATGCCCGAGCCCGATCTCCTCATCCGCACCAGCGGCGAAATGCGCGTCAGCAACTTCCTCCTCTGGCAGATCGCCTATGCCGAAATCTACTTCACGGAAACCCTGTGGCCCGATTTCAGTCGCCCCTGCCTCATCGAAGCCCTCCTCGAGTTTCAAAAGCGCGAGCGCCGCTACGGCGCCCTTCGCGAGAGCGAACAGCCGCCCTCCGCCGCTCCCGTCCGCGCCTCCGCCCGCTGA